In the Magnolia sinica isolate HGM2019 chromosome 15, MsV1, whole genome shotgun sequence genome, one interval contains:
- the LOC131227920 gene encoding protein argonaute 10-like, whose amino-acid sequence MEKLNLVNSVLFTSRWAKTGLYYETVQEIFKTVHHNAYHEDPYAKEFGIKISEKLASVEARILPAPWLKYHDTGREKDCLPQVGQWNMMNKISQLKFGSSETFF is encoded by the exons ATGGAG AAGCTCAACCTGGTGAACAGTGTGCTATTTACTAGTAGATGGGCTAAAACTGGTTTATACTATGAGACTGTGCAGGAGATTTTCAAG ACGGTTCACCACAATGCTTACCACGAAGATCCTTATGCAAAGGAGTTTGGCATCAAAATCAGTGAGAAACTTGCTTCGGTTGAAGCACGCATTTTACCTGCACCTTGG CTTAAATACCATGACACTGGTAGAGAAAAGGATTGCTTGCCCCAAGTTGGTCAATGGAATATGATGAACAAG ATTTCCCAACTGAAGTTCGGAAGTAGTGAAACTTTTTTCTGA